One window of Cydia pomonella isolate Wapato2018A chromosome 7, ilCydPomo1, whole genome shotgun sequence genomic DNA carries:
- the LOC133519890 gene encoding 27 kDa glycoprotein-like, which produces MLVKFALAAVMAIGVLGRTVPERDRFFTSAYCGSGNIQQARDSVSTFDQCLKDIYTEESFTNEVTLAQLNNNQDKIVKAFCDRSSQLKACSQPLITNISPCFTATELRIYQQQFYKIVDFFCGNDAAKAISFVKEGGYVCLEQANFASCRNNTQSEITRLIDVYGSGPAIPEKERCKIDQQENACETAIMKDCAKPNLDKIIDELVNAVDIKCEE; this is translated from the exons ATGTTGGTGAAATTCGCCCTCGCCGCCGTAATGGCAATTG GAGTTCTGGGGCGCACGGTTCCCGAAAGGGATAGGTTCTTCACGTCTGCCTATTGCGGAAGTGGCAATATCCAGCAAGCGCGG gattCCGTATCAACATTCGATCAATGTCTGAAAGACATTTATACAGAGGAGAGTTTTACGAATGAGGTTACGTTAGCGCAGCTCAACAATAATCAGGACAAAATTGTTAAAgc GTTCTGCGACAGATCGTCGCAGCTGAAGGCCTGCTCACAACCGCTAATCACAAATATATCGCCGTGTTTCACCGCCACTGAATTACGCATATACCAACAACAATTCTATAAAATAGTCGACTTCTTCTGCGGTAACGATGCTGCGAAAGCAATAT CGTTCGTTAAAGAAGGTGGCTATGTGTGCCTGGAACAGGCCAATTTCGCATCCTGCAGAAACAACACGCAATCAGAGATCACTCGGCTCATTGATGTATATGGAAGTGGGCCAGCAATTCCTGAAAAG GAGAGGTGCAAAATAGACCAACAGGAAAACGCATGTGAGACGGCCATAATGAAAGATTGCGCGAAACCAAATCTTGATAAAATTATTGACGAACTAGTGAATGCCGTGGATATTAAGTGCGAAGAAT aa